A genomic segment from Micromonospora echinaurantiaca encodes:
- a CDS encoding winged helix-turn-helix domain-containing protein, translating into MTRQQPPHPATALDDVVHQRVRLGILTVLSEAHECRFAVLRDELGLTDGNLNRHLRILEEAGLLQVTKGYEGRRPCTWVRLTRQGRAALRAEVAVLEQLVARIRGATSRPAADG; encoded by the coding sequence GTGACGCGGCAGCAGCCACCGCACCCCGCCACGGCCCTGGACGACGTCGTCCACCAGCGGGTACGGCTGGGCATCCTCACCGTGCTGAGCGAGGCGCACGAGTGCCGGTTCGCGGTCCTGCGCGACGAGCTCGGGCTGACCGACGGCAACCTCAACCGGCACCTGCGCATCCTGGAGGAGGCCGGGCTGCTCCAGGTGACCAAGGGCTACGAGGGCCGCCGGCCGTGCACCTGGGTGCGGTTGACCCGGCAGGGCCGGGCCGCGCTGCGCGCGGAGGTCGCCGTGCTGGAGCAGCTGGTGGCCCGGATCCGCGGCGCGACCAGCCGACCGGCCGCCGACGGCTGA
- a CDS encoding MerR family transcriptional regulator, with product MFSIGDFARLGRVSVRMLRHYDSIGLLRPAAVDPHSGYRYYTAEQLRRLNRVIALKELGLTLAQVQAILDDAVDVAELRGMLRLRRSQLEAQLAADTARLAGIEARLRMIETEGRMTTQDVVLKPIAPVRLAELSATAPSYQTEDIGPVIQPLYPELFRRLEAAGIRPSGPGIAWYAPAGEPGGEAVVVHAGVTVDVDPDPAAGVAVVDLPAVPAAATVIHHGPMDEAEQSMQVLARWIEENGYRADGFAREVYLDYCPDAPEKGVTELQLPVRHG from the coding sequence ATGTTCAGCATCGGAGACTTCGCCAGGTTGGGCCGGGTGTCGGTGCGGATGCTGCGCCACTACGACAGCATCGGCCTGCTCCGCCCGGCCGCCGTCGACCCGCACAGCGGATACCGCTACTACACCGCCGAGCAGCTGCGCCGGCTCAACCGGGTGATCGCCCTGAAGGAGCTGGGTCTCACCCTGGCCCAGGTGCAGGCGATCCTCGACGACGCCGTGGACGTCGCCGAGCTGCGCGGCATGCTGCGGCTGCGCCGCTCGCAACTGGAGGCGCAGCTGGCCGCGGACACCGCCCGGCTGGCCGGGATCGAGGCGAGACTCCGGATGATCGAGACGGAGGGTCGGATGACCACCCAGGACGTCGTACTCAAGCCGATCGCGCCGGTGCGCCTCGCGGAGCTGAGCGCCACCGCGCCCAGCTACCAGACCGAGGACATCGGCCCGGTGATCCAGCCGCTCTACCCGGAGCTGTTCCGCCGGCTGGAAGCCGCCGGCATCCGGCCGAGCGGACCGGGCATCGCCTGGTACGCCCCGGCCGGCGAGCCCGGCGGCGAGGCCGTCGTGGTGCACGCCGGGGTGACCGTCGACGTCGACCCCGATCCGGCGGCCGGTGTCGCGGTGGTCGACCTGCCCGCGGTGCCCGCCGCGGCGACCGTCATCCACCACGGCCCGATGGACGAGGCGGAGCAGAGCATGCAGGTGCTCGCCCGCTGGATCGAGGAGAACGGCTACCGGGCCGACGGGTTCGCCCGGGAGGTCTACCTGGACTACTGCCCGGACGCGCCGGAGAAGGGCGTCACGGAGCTCCAGCTCCCCGTCCGGCACGGCTGA
- a CDS encoding asparagine synthetase B family protein — protein sequence MCAIVLSLGPEADPAIFRRMLTVLAPRGEVTETRYENGLLAGVRRLRVVDRERAVQPWTSADERWVLCYNGEVFNHHELRGELTRLGYRFRSLSDTEVVLAAFLHWGERMVTRLRGEYAFAVVERATGRAYLVRDPLGVKPLYWTRTPGCLHLASEVKALVGHGTQIAEVPPGHHGWVDADGQLRLRPYLDLLRLGEGLPVVDDPDEAALLVRAALTDSIRVRVDTDLTVGVVLSGGLDSSLALLHVRELHPDCVAVTVGVPESPDVAYARRLAVDLGVPHEVVELRPRDIRLADIREAIRISELTEYGDIINAVVSVPIFRRLRELGVKVVLTGDGSDELFGGYPMYHEVGPEASRRLFLHKIRNLCRTELQRVDRASMGHGVEARVPFLDLNLVELAMRLPVALKLREGQEKWIVRRAFADLLPDYVRRRPKNPMSYSSGLHERARLYKPLFARLHRQYGYHLLEPVRRDFDTVLTRCGNDLDRAIAAGRARPDYTVLEHARDLVGAARWNAAPMVRRLVGPRRTRGDEEAPLPG from the coding sequence GAGCGGGCGGTGCAGCCGTGGACCTCGGCCGACGAGCGGTGGGTGCTCTGCTACAACGGCGAGGTCTTCAACCACCACGAGCTGCGCGGGGAGCTGACGCGGCTCGGGTACCGGTTCCGCAGCCTCAGCGACACCGAGGTGGTGCTGGCCGCGTTCCTGCACTGGGGCGAGCGGATGGTGACCCGGCTGCGTGGGGAGTACGCCTTCGCGGTGGTCGAGCGGGCCACCGGCCGCGCGTACCTGGTCCGCGACCCGCTCGGCGTGAAGCCGCTCTACTGGACCCGCACCCCCGGCTGCCTGCACCTGGCGAGCGAGGTCAAGGCGCTGGTCGGGCACGGCACCCAGATCGCCGAGGTGCCGCCCGGGCACCACGGCTGGGTCGACGCCGACGGGCAGCTGCGGCTGCGCCCGTACCTCGACCTGCTCCGGCTGGGTGAGGGGCTGCCGGTGGTGGACGACCCGGATGAGGCCGCCCTGCTCGTCCGTGCCGCCCTCACCGACAGCATCCGGGTCCGGGTGGACACCGACCTCACCGTGGGGGTGGTGCTCTCCGGCGGGTTGGACAGCTCGCTGGCCCTGCTGCACGTCCGCGAGCTGCACCCGGACTGCGTCGCGGTCACCGTGGGCGTGCCGGAGAGCCCCGACGTGGCGTACGCCCGGCGGCTCGCGGTCGACCTGGGCGTGCCGCACGAGGTGGTCGAGCTGCGCCCGCGCGACATCCGGCTGGCCGACATCCGGGAGGCGATCCGGATCTCCGAGCTGACCGAGTACGGCGACATCATCAACGCGGTCGTCTCGGTGCCGATCTTCCGCCGGCTGCGGGAGCTGGGCGTCAAGGTGGTGCTCACCGGCGACGGGTCGGACGAACTGTTCGGCGGCTACCCGATGTACCACGAGGTGGGCCCGGAGGCGTCCCGCCGGCTCTTCCTGCACAAGATCCGCAACCTGTGCCGGACCGAGTTGCAGCGGGTCGACCGGGCCAGCATGGGACACGGGGTGGAGGCCCGGGTGCCGTTCCTCGACCTGAACCTGGTGGAGCTGGCGATGCGGCTGCCGGTCGCGCTGAAGCTGCGCGAGGGCCAGGAGAAGTGGATCGTCCGGCGGGCCTTCGCCGACCTGCTGCCCGACTACGTGCGGCGGCGGCCGAAGAACCCGATGTCGTACTCGTCGGGGCTGCACGAGCGGGCCCGGCTCTACAAGCCGCTCTTCGCCCGGCTGCACCGCCAGTACGGCTACCACCTGCTGGAGCCGGTCCGCCGGGACTTCGACACCGTGCTCACCCGCTGCGGCAACGACCTGGACCGGGCCATCGCGGCGGGCCGGGCGCGACCGGACTACACAGTGCTGGAGCACGCCCGCGACCTGGTCGGCGCGGCGAGGTGGAACGCCGCCCCGATGGTGCGTCGGCTGGTCGGCCCGCGCCGCACCCGTGGCGACGAGGAGGCGCCGCTGCCGGGCTGA